A stretch of the Bacteroidota bacterium genome encodes the following:
- a CDS encoding oxidoreductase, whose product MLQRLFFNIFCLFLILNSASAQTIQMLNTDGELSFRGLSVVDDDVVWVSGSKGTVGKSIDGGKTFQWMKVKGYEQCDFRDIEAFSKDVAIIMSIAEPAYILKTTNGGRSWKKVYENATKGMFLDAMDFFDEKHGVVIGDPINGFFFIAQTKDGGKTWKETFHGYYLTADSSEACFASSGTNIRLFSQQRFGFVSGGMFSRFCKGNEMMSIPILQGGKTTGANSFAFKDSLTIMVVGGDFSDLQASPTCVFTNDGGKTWTTSTVPPSGYKSCVEFLEGNTWICCGLSGVDISNDNGKTWTKVSTDSFHACRKAKKGNGVYFSGAKSRIGKMIKIN is encoded by the coding sequence ATGCTTCAACGTTTGTTTTTTAACATTTTTTGTTTGTTTTTAATATTAAACTCCGCATCTGCGCAAACCATTCAGATGTTGAATACTGATGGTGAGCTGTCGTTTCGTGGGTTAAGTGTGGTGGATGATGATGTTGTGTGGGTGAGTGGAAGTAAAGGAACTGTTGGTAAATCGATTGATGGTGGAAAAACATTTCAATGGATGAAGGTGAAAGGATATGAGCAATGCGATTTTAGAGATATTGAGGCATTTAGCAAAGATGTAGCGATTATTATGTCGATTGCTGAGCCGGCTTATATTTTAAAAACCACAAACGGAGGCAGGAGTTGGAAAAAGGTCTATGAAAATGCCACCAAAGGAATGTTTTTAGATGCGATGGATTTTTTTGATGAAAAGCATGGAGTTGTGATTGGTGATCCCATCAATGGATTTTTCTTTATCGCCCAAACCAAGGATGGAGGGAAAACGTGGAAAGAAACCTTTCATGGATATTATTTGACTGCAGATAGTTCTGAAGCTTGTTTTGCCAGTAGTGGAACCAATATTCGACTATTTTCACAACAACGGTTTGGATTTGTATCCGGTGGAATGTTTTCAAGGTTTTGTAAAGGCAATGAAATGATGAGTATTCCCATTTTACAAGGTGGTAAAACAACAGGTGCGAACTCGTTTGCTTTTAAAGATTCACTTACCATAATGGTGGTCGGAGGTGATTTTTCTGATTTACAAGCCAGTCCAACCTGTGTATTTACTAATGATGGCGGTAAAACCTGGACAACCTCCACAGTTCCGCCTTCCGGTTATAAGAGTTGTGTGGAGTTTTTAGAGGGAAATACATGGATTTGTTGTGGATTATCAGGAGTAGATATTAGTAATGATAATGGTAAAACATGGACAAAAGTATCCACTGATTCCTTTCATGCTTGCCGAAAAGCCAAGAAAGGTAATGGCGTATATTTTAGTGGTGCTAAGAGTAGAATAGGAAAGATGATTAAAATCAATTAG